Proteins from one Oscillatoria nigro-viridis PCC 7112 genomic window:
- a CDS encoding transposase translates to MLCLKENENYDKKKEFRYRERNREERIQYYQTLRTLIKVHGSKSLVFIDESGFEEFHACVYAWSKKGRKVYGERQGKRGKRENLVAGRRKGNKDLIAPMVFTGSLNAESFEGWLALYLLPSLTIPSILIMDNAPIHRKTAIRLLVEEAGHQILFLPKYSPDLNDIEHDFSALKRAKMYASPGTSLDEVIRAYCAERVSHTYLK, encoded by the coding sequence ATGCTATGCCTTAAAGAAAATGAAAATTACGATAAAAAAAAAGAATTTCGTTATAGAGAAAGGAATAGAGAAGAAAGAATACAATACTACCAAACACTGAGAACTTTAATTAAAGTTCATGGGAGTAAAAGCCTTGTATTTATTGATGAGTCAGGGTTTGAAGAGTTTCATGCTTGTGTTTATGCGTGGTCAAAAAAAGGGAGAAAAGTATATGGGGAGAGACAAGGAAAACGCGGAAAAAGAGAAAATTTAGTAGCAGGAAGAAGAAAAGGCAACAAGGACTTGATTGCACCTATGGTCTTTACAGGGAGCTTGAATGCAGAAAGTTTTGAAGGGTGGTTAGCTTTATATTTATTGCCATCTTTAACAATACCATCAATATTAATCATGGATAATGCACCGATTCATCGTAAGACAGCAATTAGGCTCCTGGTGGAGGAAGCAGGCCATCAGATACTTTTTTTACCAAAATACTCTCCTGACTTAAATGATATTGAGCATGATTTTAGTGCATTAAAGAGAGCTAAAATGTATGCGTCTCCTGGCACATCTCTTGATGAAGTTATTCGTGCTTATTGTGCAGAAAGAGTGTCTCATACTTATTTGAAATGA
- the psbA gene encoding photosystem II q(b) protein, whose protein sequence is MTTTLQQRSSANVWERFCEWVTSTDNRIYVGWFGVLMIPTLLSATICYVIAFIAAPPVDIDGIREPVAGSLMYGNNIITGAVVPSSNAIGLHFYPIWEAASLDEWLYNGGPYQLVIFHFLIGVFCYMGREWELSYRLGMRPWICVAYSAPVAAATAVFLIYPIGQGSFSDGMPLGISGTFNFMIVFQAEHNILMHPFHMLGVAGVFGGSLFSAMHGSLVTSSLVRETTETESQNYGYKFGQEEETYNIVAAHGYFGRLIFQYASFNNSRSLHFLLGAWPVVGIWFTALGISTMAFNLNGFNFNQSIIDSQGRVINTWADVINRANLGMEVMHERNAHNFPLDLAASEVTPVALVAPSING, encoded by the coding sequence ATGACAACGACCTTACAGCAGCGCTCTAGCGCCAACGTCTGGGAACGCTTCTGCGAGTGGGTAACATCCACCGACAACCGCATCTATGTAGGTTGGTTCGGCGTCTTGATGATTCCCACCCTGCTCAGCGCCACCATCTGCTACGTCATCGCCTTCATCGCTGCCCCACCAGTGGACATCGACGGCATCCGCGAACCAGTAGCAGGTTCCTTAATGTACGGCAACAACATCATCACAGGTGCAGTTGTCCCCTCATCCAACGCCATCGGCTTGCACTTCTACCCCATCTGGGAAGCAGCTTCCCTCGATGAGTGGCTGTACAACGGCGGCCCTTACCAATTGGTAATCTTCCACTTCCTGATCGGTGTATTTTGCTACATGGGTCGCGAATGGGAACTGTCCTACCGCTTGGGAATGCGCCCTTGGATCTGCGTCGCTTACTCTGCACCAGTAGCAGCAGCCACCGCAGTATTCTTGATCTACCCCATCGGACAAGGCAGCTTCTCTGACGGTATGCCCTTGGGAATCTCCGGCACATTCAACTTCATGATCGTGTTCCAAGCCGAGCACAACATCCTGATGCACCCCTTCCACATGTTGGGAGTAGCTGGTGTCTTCGGTGGTAGCTTGTTCTCCGCCATGCACGGTTCTCTAGTTACCTCTAGCTTGGTTCGCGAAACCACCGAAACCGAATCGCAAAACTACGGTTACAAATTCGGTCAAGAAGAAGAAACCTACAACATCGTTGCAGCCCACGGCTACTTCGGTCGTTTGATTTTCCAATACGCTTCCTTCAACAACAGCCGTTCCTTGCACTTCTTGTTAGGTGCATGGCCGGTAGTCGGCATCTGGTTTACCGCTTTGGGTATCTCCACGATGGCGTTCAACTTGAACGGTTTCAACTTCAACCAATCGATTATCGACTCTCAAGGTCGCGTCATCAATACTTGGGCTGATGTCATCAACCGCGCTAACTTGGGTATGGAAGTAATGCACGAGCGCAACGCTCACAACTTCCCTCTCGACTTGGCTGCTAGTGAAGTCACTCCAGTAGCTTTGGTTGCTCCTTCTATCAACGGCTAA
- the glmS gene encoding glutamine--fructose-6-phosphate transaminase (isomerizing) — MCGIVGYIGTQAASEILLAGLEKLEYRGYDSAGLATISEGEITCIRAKGKLHNLREKLAEIDSPAPIGIGHTRWATHGKPEEYNAHPHMDNSGRIAVVQNGIVENYRELRKELKAKGHKFVSDTDTEVIPHLIAEFLKEARREKEEEKDKKAEKVADLSFLETVLKAVNKLEGAFAIAVICADFPDEIIVARQQAPLVIGFGAGEFFCASDTPALVSHTRTVLSLENGELARLTPMGVEVYSFAGERLKKIPRILGWSPVLVEKQGFKHFMHKEIYEQPAVVRACLEAYLDSDWQPENPRSPINLNLPKELCADVEQISILACGTSWHASLIGKYLLEQLANIPTAVQYASEYRYAPAPLTANTLTIGVTQSGETADTLAALGMEQQRRAGFTDKFRARMLGITNRTESSIAHMMPQVINTHAGIEVGVAATKTFVTQLMAFYFLALDLAHQRQTISTERLAEIITGLRQLPAEIEKFLEIQEQYVEELSHQFTDTQDFIFLGRGINFPIALEGALKLKEISYIHAEGYPAGEMKHGPIALLDAKVPVVAIAMPGSVYEKVLSNAQEAKARDARLIGVTPKQGVAEADIFDCVLPVPLVDELLSPIVTVIPLQLLAYHIAARRGLDVDQPRNLAKSVTVE, encoded by the coding sequence ATGTGCGGAATCGTTGGCTATATCGGCACGCAAGCAGCAAGCGAGATTTTGCTAGCAGGATTGGAGAAACTAGAATACCGGGGCTACGATTCAGCGGGCCTCGCTACCATCTCGGAAGGAGAAATTACCTGCATCCGAGCCAAGGGCAAATTGCACAACCTCCGGGAAAAGCTAGCAGAGATAGACTCTCCGGCTCCCATCGGCATCGGACACACCCGCTGGGCAACTCACGGCAAGCCTGAAGAATATAACGCTCACCCTCACATGGATAATAGCGGGCGAATTGCGGTAGTTCAAAATGGAATTGTCGAAAATTATCGCGAGTTGCGGAAAGAATTGAAAGCGAAGGGACATAAATTTGTCTCGGATACCGATACAGAAGTTATTCCTCATTTAATAGCTGAATTTTTGAAAGAAGCAAGAAGGGAGAAGGAAGAAGAAAAAGATAAAAAAGCCGAGAAAGTTGCTGATTTATCGTTTTTGGAAACTGTTTTAAAGGCGGTAAATAAATTAGAGGGAGCTTTTGCGATCGCCGTTATTTGCGCTGATTTTCCCGACGAAATAATTGTCGCCAGACAGCAAGCTCCTTTGGTGATTGGGTTTGGTGCTGGTGAATTTTTCTGCGCTTCCGACACGCCGGCCTTAGTATCTCACACCCGCACTGTTTTGTCCTTAGAAAATGGCGAATTGGCAAGGCTAACTCCGATGGGAGTCGAAGTTTACAGCTTTGCAGGGGAAAGGCTGAAAAAAATCCCGCGCATCCTTGGTTGGAGTCCGGTTTTAGTCGAAAAACAAGGCTTCAAACACTTCATGCACAAGGAGATTTACGAACAGCCAGCGGTAGTCCGAGCTTGTTTGGAGGCTTATTTAGACAGCGATTGGCAGCCGGAAAATCCGCGCTCTCCCATCAATCTCAACTTGCCCAAGGAGCTTTGCGCCGATGTCGAACAAATTTCGATTCTCGCCTGCGGAACGAGCTGGCACGCCTCGCTAATTGGCAAATATTTGTTGGAACAATTAGCTAATATTCCCACTGCGGTGCAGTACGCTTCTGAGTACCGCTACGCACCGGCACCGCTGACAGCAAATACTTTAACTATTGGGGTAACACAGTCGGGAGAAACGGCGGACACGCTGGCTGCTTTGGGAATGGAACAGCAGCGCCGCGCGGGTTTTACTGATAAATTCCGGGCGAGAATGTTAGGCATTACTAACAGGACTGAAAGTTCGATCGCCCACATGATGCCGCAGGTAATCAACACCCACGCTGGTATAGAAGTCGGCGTTGCTGCAACTAAAACTTTTGTCACTCAGTTGATGGCATTCTATTTCTTAGCTTTGGATTTGGCGCACCAGCGGCAAACAATCAGCACGGAGAGATTGGCAGAAATTATTACTGGTTTGCGCCAGTTGCCGGCAGAAATTGAGAAGTTTTTGGAGATTCAAGAACAGTATGTGGAGGAATTGTCCCACCAGTTTACAGACACCCAAGATTTTATCTTTTTGGGGCGGGGAATTAACTTTCCGATTGCTTTGGAAGGGGCGCTGAAACTGAAGGAAATTAGCTACATTCACGCCGAAGGATATCCGGCGGGAGAGATGAAACACGGCCCGATCGCCCTTTTGGACGCGAAAGTGCCTGTAGTGGCGATCGCGATGCCCGGAAGCGTCTACGAAAAAGTGCTTTCCAACGCTCAGGAAGCCAAGGCCCGCGACGCCCGTTTAATTGGTGTCACGCCGAAGCAAGGTGTGGCGGAAGCCGATATTTTTGACTGCGTTTTGCCCGTGCCTTTGGTGGATGAATTGTTGTCGCCGATTGTGACAGTGATTCCGCTGCAATTGTTGGCTTATCACATTGCGGCGCGTCGGGGTTTGGATGTGGATCAGCCTCGCAATTTGGCGAAGTCGGTGACGGTGGAATAA
- the acpP gene encoding acyl carrier protein, which yields MSQDDIFARVQKIVKEQLEVENLSDVKPESNFANDLGADSLDTVELVMALEEEFDIEIPDEAAEGITTVQACVDYINKELAAPKA from the coding sequence ATGAGCCAAGACGACATTTTTGCTAGAGTCCAGAAAATTGTGAAAGAGCAACTGGAAGTCGAGAATCTGAGCGATGTCAAGCCCGAATCCAACTTTGCTAACGATTTAGGAGCAGATTCCTTAGATACAGTAGAGCTGGTAATGGCGTTGGAAGAAGAGTTTGATATTGAAATTCCCGACGAAGCAGCCGAAGGAATTACTACGGTTCAAGCTTGTGTAGATTACATCAACAAGGAACTTGCAGCTCCAAAAGCATAA
- a CDS encoding IS630 transposase-related protein: MAYSLDLRKRVVDYVENGGGITKAAALFKVGRATIYRWLGREDLRATKVEHRERKIDWEMLRKDVEENPEARLIERARKFGVRASAICYALKKMKITIKKKNFVIEKGIEKKEYNTTKH, translated from the coding sequence ATGGCATACAGTCTAGATTTAAGAAAAAGAGTAGTGGATTATGTGGAAAATGGAGGGGGTATAACCAAAGCCGCCGCCCTGTTTAAAGTAGGAAGAGCAACAATATACAGATGGCTAGGGAGGGAAGACCTTCGAGCCACTAAGGTAGAACACCGTGAGCGAAAGATAGACTGGGAAATGCTCAGAAAAGATGTAGAAGAAAATCCCGAAGCAAGATTAATAGAAAGAGCAAGGAAATTCGGGGTGAGAGCGAGTGCCATATGCTATGCCTTAAAGAAAATGAAAATTACGATAAAAAAAAAGAATTTCGTTATAGAGAAAGGAATAGAGAAGAAAGAATACAATACTACCAAACACTGA
- a CDS encoding AAA family ATPase yields the protein MNQPIIRFLTTKNYKNLHLDPSVNLNNLNIFIGSNGSGKSNFISCLNFLKDCLIAIPDANRDMSSFEDAVAKIGGGRILDVNIESPAKVSIACCFSQINQTGNPQKDSAILDFKLYTDRQNVRASISEEYLYDGEDLQENYSRQPFYYYKLHNRELGQGVLSVYKSPGQVSTQFEPLDNIPTNSFGLLTIPTLLENSKLAPENTPVYKIRRELIEFISKWQFYNANNMNLNLIRTEEPKIGGSDIYLSASGDNLALVLDNLSQKNIDFEDSLNEAMKSILPKTRRIRPVRSGRLSLTVEWYFEDIKEVFYLNEMSDGTVRMLCWATILHSPLLPSLIVMDEPELGLHVSWMPILAEWIKKAATRTQIIITTHSPDLLDHFTDRLENVLCFYPENRTYFSVKSLSKELLKPKLEEGWQLGDLYRVGDPSIGGWPW from the coding sequence ATGAATCAACCCATTATTCGATTTTTGACAACCAAGAATTATAAAAATCTGCACTTAGATCCATCTGTAAATTTAAACAACCTTAATATATTTATCGGCTCAAACGGTTCAGGCAAAAGCAATTTCATCAGTTGTTTGAATTTTTTAAAAGATTGCCTAATAGCTATTCCCGACGCAAATCGGGACATGAGTAGTTTTGAGGATGCTGTTGCTAAAATTGGTGGTGGTAGAATTTTAGATGTCAATATTGAAAGTCCAGCAAAGGTCAGTATAGCTTGCTGTTTTTCGCAAATTAACCAAACTGGTAATCCTCAAAAAGACAGCGCAATTCTTGATTTCAAACTTTATACCGATCGACAAAACGTAAGGGCGAGTATCTCTGAAGAATATCTGTATGACGGAGAAGATTTGCAGGAAAATTACAGCAGGCAACCTTTCTATTACTATAAATTGCATAACAGAGAATTAGGGCAAGGAGTTTTATCTGTTTACAAGTCTCCCGGTCAAGTGTCAACTCAGTTTGAACCTTTAGATAACATTCCTACAAATTCTTTTGGTTTGTTGACAATTCCGACACTGCTTGAAAATAGTAAATTAGCACCAGAAAATACACCTGTTTACAAAATTAGAAGAGAATTAATTGAATTTATTTCAAAATGGCAATTTTATAATGCCAATAACATGAATTTGAATTTAATTAGAACCGAAGAGCCTAAAATAGGTGGAAGTGATATTTACCTATCTGCATCTGGAGATAATCTGGCCTTAGTTTTGGATAATTTAAGCCAAAAAAATATCGACTTTGAAGATAGCCTGAACGAGGCGATGAAATCGATATTACCAAAAACTCGTCGCATTAGACCTGTACGTTCTGGTCGCCTATCTCTCACTGTAGAATGGTATTTTGAAGATATCAAAGAAGTATTTTACCTTAATGAAATGTCAGATGGAACTGTGAGGATGCTTTGTTGGGCAACTATATTACATTCTCCACTTCTTCCTTCTTTGATAGTTATGGATGAACCGGAATTAGGATTGCACGTATCGTGGATGCCAATTTTAGCTGAGTGGATTAAAAAAGCTGCCACCAGAACTCAGATAATTATTACCACACATAGTCCCGACCTTTTAGATCACTTTACCGATCGTTTAGAGAATGTTCTTTGTTTTTATCCCGAAAACAGAACGTATTTCTCAGTCAAATCTCTTTCAAAAGAACTGCTGAAGCCAAAACTTGAAGAGGGATGGCAATTGGGCGACTTATACCGTGTTGGCGATCCAAGTATTGGAGGATGGCCGTGGTAG
- the fabF gene encoding beta-ketoacyl-ACP synthase II has protein sequence MTNLERKRVVITGLGAITPIGNTLSEYWDGLLAGKNGIGPITLFDPSRHDCRFAAEVKGFDPHDYLERKEAKRMDRFAQFGVSASKQAVADAKFEINDLNAEQVGVILGTGIGGLKVLEDQQEIYLNRGPDRCSPFMIPMMIANMAAGLTAIQTGAKGPNSCTVTACAAGSNAVGDAFRLVQGGYAQAMICGGTEAAVTPLCVAGFAAARALSTRNDDPTHACRPFDRDRDGFVVGEGAGILILEEMEHALARGAKIYAEIVGYGLTCDAYHMTSPVPGGNGASRAMALALKDAGLTPDRVSYINAHGTSTLPNDSTETKAIKKTLGDHAYKVAISSTKSMTGHLLGGSGGIEAVATVMAIANDKIPPTINLENPDPECDLDYVPHTSRDLKVDVALSNSFGFGGHNVTLAFKKFVQ, from the coding sequence ATGACAAATTTAGAGCGTAAGCGCGTTGTTATCACGGGTCTCGGCGCGATTACACCGATCGGCAATACCTTGTCCGAGTATTGGGACGGGTTGCTTGCCGGGAAGAATGGTATAGGCCCGATCACCTTATTCGACCCGTCGCGGCACGACTGCCGCTTTGCCGCAGAGGTGAAGGGTTTCGACCCACACGACTATTTAGAGCGCAAGGAAGCAAAGCGGATGGATCGCTTTGCTCAATTTGGGGTATCAGCGAGCAAACAAGCTGTTGCTGATGCGAAGTTTGAGATTAACGACCTGAACGCAGAACAGGTGGGTGTCATTCTTGGCACTGGCATTGGTGGCCTGAAGGTTTTGGAAGACCAGCAAGAGATTTATCTGAATCGCGGTCCCGATAGATGCAGCCCGTTTATGATTCCCATGATGATTGCAAATATGGCCGCGGGCCTGACGGCGATTCAAACGGGCGCTAAGGGGCCAAACTCTTGCACGGTGACGGCATGCGCTGCCGGGTCAAATGCCGTGGGCGATGCGTTTCGCCTAGTTCAGGGGGGTTACGCGCAAGCCATGATTTGCGGCGGTACCGAAGCTGCGGTGACACCTTTGTGCGTGGCTGGTTTTGCTGCGGCGAGGGCGCTTTCAACTCGCAACGATGACCCGACTCATGCTTGCCGTCCGTTCGATCGCGATCGTGATGGTTTTGTCGTCGGCGAAGGTGCTGGCATTCTGATTCTAGAAGAAATGGAACACGCTCTGGCGCGCGGCGCAAAGATTTACGCAGAAATCGTCGGCTACGGTTTAACTTGCGATGCGTATCACATGACTTCTCCGGTACCGGGGGGGAACGGTGCGTCGCGGGCGATGGCTTTAGCGCTCAAGGATGCGGGTTTGACGCCGGATCGAGTGAGCTATATCAACGCTCACGGCACGAGCACGCTTCCCAACGATTCTACGGAAACGAAAGCGATTAAAAAGACCTTGGGAGACCACGCTTACAAAGTAGCAATTAGTTCTACCAAGTCGATGACCGGCCATCTTTTGGGCGGTTCTGGGGGAATTGAGGCGGTGGCGACGGTAATGGCGATCGCCAACGACAAAATTCCGCCGACAATCAATCTGGAAAATCCAGATCCCGAGTGCGATTTGGATTATGTTCCTCATACAAGCCGCGATCTAAAAGTTGATGTGGCGCTGTCGAATTCCTTTGGATTTGGGGGCCACAACGTGACTCTGGCATTCAAGAAGTTTGTTCAGTAA
- a CDS encoding CoB--CoM heterodisulfide reductase iron-sulfur subunit B family protein codes for MPSQTLRYAYFPGCVAQGAARELYLSTMALTQALGIELVELKKASCCGSGTFKEDSQLLEDTVNARNIALAEELNLPLLTHCSTCQGVIGHVDDRLKESQKTDPNYIEKVNGLLKKQGCSPYQGSTEVKHLLWAIVADYGLDEVQKRVTRKLSGLKCASFYGCYLLRAQDKLLYDDPHQPESMENVFRAIGATPVYYRGRTQCCGWPLASYATNQSFGMAGKHIQDALDNGADCMVTPCPLCHLNLDSRQPEVEKVIGRKLGLPVLHLPQLVALALGVEPKKLGLDRHIVSTKPVLEKLGF; via the coding sequence ATGCCATCCCAAACTCTCAGATATGCTTACTTTCCCGGTTGCGTTGCCCAAGGGGCGGCCCGCGAACTTTACTTGTCTACAATGGCGCTAACTCAAGCGTTGGGGATTGAACTGGTGGAACTCAAAAAAGCTTCCTGCTGCGGTTCTGGCACTTTCAAAGAAGATTCGCAGTTACTCGAAGATACTGTCAACGCTCGCAATATTGCTTTGGCTGAGGAACTGAATCTGCCTTTGCTGACACATTGCAGCACTTGTCAAGGGGTAATCGGTCATGTGGACGATCGCCTCAAGGAATCTCAGAAAACCGATCCCAACTACATAGAAAAAGTCAACGGTTTACTCAAAAAACAAGGCTGTTCGCCTTATCAAGGCAGTACCGAGGTGAAACATCTGCTGTGGGCGATCGTTGCAGATTACGGACTCGACGAAGTGCAGAAGCGAGTCACCCGCAAGCTTTCCGGTTTGAAGTGCGCGTCTTTTTACGGGTGCTACCTGCTGCGAGCTCAGGATAAGCTGCTTTACGATGACCCGCACCAACCGGAATCGATGGAAAATGTATTTCGGGCGATCGGGGCAACTCCGGTTTACTATCGAGGTCGGACGCAGTGCTGCGGCTGGCCGTTGGCGAGTTATGCCACTAACCAATCTTTTGGGATGGCAGGCAAACATATTCAAGATGCTCTTGACAATGGCGCTGATTGTATGGTAACGCCTTGTCCGCTTTGTCACTTGAATTTGGATTCGCGCCAGCCGGAGGTGGAAAAAGTAATCGGGCGCAAGTTGGGTTTGCCTGTGCTGCATTTACCGCAGTTGGTGGCTTTGGCTTTGGGTGTGGAACCGAAAAAACTAGGACTCGATCGGCATATTGTGTCAACTAAGCCCGTGTTAGAAAAATTAGGCTTTTAG
- the psaC gene encoding photosystem I iron-sulfur center protein PsaC, with protein sequence MSHSVKIYDTCIGCTQCVRACPTDVLEMVPWDGCKAAQIASSPRTEDCVGCKRCETACPTDFLSIRVYLGAETTRSMGLAY encoded by the coding sequence ATGTCTCATTCAGTCAAAATTTACGATACTTGCATCGGCTGCACTCAATGCGTCCGCGCTTGTCCGACTGACGTTTTGGAGATGGTGCCCTGGGATGGCTGCAAAGCAGCTCAGATTGCCTCATCTCCCCGCACCGAAGACTGTGTAGGCTGCAAGCGGTGCGAAACTGCTTGCCCGACCGATTTTCTGAGCATCCGGGTTTACCTGGGAGCAGAAACCACTCGCAGTATGGGTCTAGCCTACTAA
- a CDS encoding chloride channel protein, which produces MKRNPVNLTRSVFLWAMLGIICGLFGASYWIFLSYMMVGFEYFSGLSLLIIMPLAGLLIGLLIHWLGNPGEIGLIIDNIHLNGGRLPMNENPSMILSSLISIASGGSAGPEAPMVQVTGSIGTWLADRFQLRGEALRSLSIAGMASGFTVLFGAPLGGTFFALEILHHQNVVEYFEAILPAVVASCASYTIFVAITKLGIGPTWHFPQYNVDSLYDFGAAIAYGIVGAIVGWLFIAVFRSVGRLFDSIPSPIYVRTTLAGLGLGVLSAFFPLTRFFGEHQIEKIVEGNFSLGLILTLVIAKVFAISTTVNGGWRGGIIIPLFFIGACLGKAIAIINPASNETLAMICVMAALNSTVTRTPISTTLLLAKLTGFSTFTPILFASLVGFFLAPRSPFISSQRKID; this is translated from the coding sequence ATGAAACGAAACCCAGTAAATCTCACACGTTCGGTATTCCTATGGGCAATGCTAGGAATCATTTGTGGTTTGTTTGGTGCAAGTTATTGGATATTTTTGTCTTACATGATGGTGGGATTTGAATATTTTAGTGGACTTTCTCTACTAATCATCATGCCGCTTGCGGGTTTGCTCATCGGTTTGCTCATTCATTGGCTGGGAAATCCTGGCGAAATAGGGTTGATTATTGACAATATTCATCTCAATGGTGGGCGGTTACCAATGAACGAGAATCCTTCGATGATTCTGTCGTCGCTAATCAGTATTGCAAGTGGAGGCAGTGCTGGCCCAGAAGCACCAATGGTGCAAGTCACAGGTTCAATTGGTACGTGGTTAGCCGATCGCTTTCAATTGCGCGGAGAGGCACTGCGAAGTTTGAGTATTGCTGGCATGGCATCTGGTTTTACAGTTTTGTTCGGCGCTCCCTTGGGTGGTACTTTTTTTGCTTTAGAAATTCTGCATCATCAGAATGTTGTGGAGTATTTTGAAGCAATATTGCCTGCAGTCGTGGCAAGTTGTGCAAGTTACACCATCTTTGTAGCAATTACCAAGCTAGGAATTGGTCCTACCTGGCATTTTCCTCAATACAATGTGGACAGCCTTTATGACTTTGGCGCAGCGATTGCTTATGGAATCGTAGGTGCGATCGTGGGGTGGCTTTTTATCGCTGTATTTCGCAGTGTAGGTCGCTTGTTTGATTCGATACCCAGTCCCATTTATGTACGCACTACTTTAGCTGGGCTAGGACTTGGTGTTTTATCAGCTTTTTTTCCGCTCACTCGTTTCTTTGGCGAACATCAAATTGAAAAAATTGTTGAGGGAAACTTTTCTTTGGGATTGATCTTAACTTTAGTTATTGCTAAAGTGTTTGCCATTAGTACGACCGTAAATGGAGGCTGGCGGGGGGGAATTATCATCCCGCTGTTTTTTATAGGAGCCTGTTTAGGAAAGGCAATTGCTATCATTAATCCCGCATCCAACGAGACTTTGGCAATGATTTGTGTAATGGCTGCTCTGAATTCAACAGTTACTCGAACTCCAATTAGTACAACTCTGCTACTCGCTAAGTTGACAGGATTCAGCACTTTTACACCGATTCTCTTCGCTAGTCTGGTGGGCTTCTTCTTGGCTCCCCGATCTCCCTTCATTAGCTCACAGCGTAAAATTGATTGA